A DNA window from Balneola sp. contains the following coding sequences:
- a CDS encoding deaminase, producing MKCSVYIATSADGFIAKPDGDIEWLHRSEYEDAAQVGLDYTEFISTVDAIVMGRHSFEKVLTFDDWYYEDIEVIVLTTRKLTVPERLGDKVRVESGTPHEIVTTLSGEGKNHLYIDGGITIQRFLKAKLIDELTITVLPILLGNGIPLFGNEGIEQSLKLIEVSSSPGGTIQKRYRVKSTE from the coding sequence ATGAAATGCTCCGTTTATATCGCTACCAGTGCTGACGGTTTTATCGCAAAACCGGATGGGGATATTGAGTGGCTTCACAGGTCAGAGTATGAAGATGCAGCACAGGTTGGATTAGACTATACCGAATTCATTTCAACAGTGGATGCCATTGTTATGGGGCGCCATTCATTTGAAAAAGTATTGACCTTCGATGACTGGTATTACGAGGACATCGAAGTCATTGTATTAACCACAAGAAAACTGACGGTTCCGGAGCGTTTGGGAGATAAAGTACGAGTTGAGTCCGGAACTCCTCATGAGATTGTTACGACGCTTTCCGGGGAAGGCAAGAACCACCTTTATATTGACGGCGGTATTACCATTCAACGTTTTCTTAAGGCGAAACTCATTGATGAACTTACCATTACGGTACTCCCAATCCTGCTTGGAAACGGAATTCCATTATTCGGCAATGAGGGAATTGAGCAGTCCTTAAAGCTGATAGAAGTGTCTTCATCCCCCGGTGGAACTATCCAAAAAAGATATCGTGTGAAATCCACCGAATAA
- a CDS encoding gamma-glutamyl-gamma-aminobutyrate hydrolase, translating to MKDREPTIGVTGPKEGGTGAWIFTALSIILQGGKPLRITTETPRSIDQIDGLIIGGGADVEPLKYGQQRIVKATLAKDKRTIFEWLLSILFFPLYWLARYFQHTKRSPIDLERDALELGYLSDAIEKGIPVLGICRGMQLMNVHFKGTLHQDIRGFYAEKAQVSSIFPKKRIKIKDHTKLCELLQTDVCNVNALHNQAIDKPGEGIEVACEELNTGITQAIEHSGYPFMIGVQWHPEYLIQISRQRNIFKQLVNAAR from the coding sequence ATGAAAGATCGTGAACCTACAATAGGAGTTACGGGTCCTAAGGAAGGTGGGACAGGTGCATGGATTTTTACAGCCCTCTCGATCATACTGCAAGGAGGGAAACCTCTTCGAATTACAACGGAAACACCCAGAAGTATCGATCAAATTGACGGACTTATAATTGGTGGCGGTGCCGATGTTGAGCCGCTGAAATATGGTCAGCAGCGGATCGTGAAAGCAACGCTGGCTAAAGATAAGCGGACCATCTTCGAGTGGCTGCTCTCCATCTTGTTTTTTCCACTCTACTGGCTGGCTCGCTATTTTCAGCATACTAAAAGATCACCCATCGATTTAGAGCGGGATGCGCTAGAACTTGGATATCTGAGTGATGCCATTGAAAAAGGTATTCCCGTATTGGGAATTTGCCGCGGGATGCAACTTATGAATGTGCATTTCAAAGGGACTTTGCATCAGGACATTCGGGGGTTTTATGCAGAGAAAGCGCAGGTTTCTTCCATATTTCCCAAAAAGCGGATTAAGATTAAAGATCATACCAAGTTATGTGAGCTGCTCCAAACGGATGTCTGCAACGTGAATGCACTTCATAACCAAGCCATAGATAAACCCGGAGAGGGTATTGAGGTTGCGTGTGAAGAATTGAATACTGGCATCACGCAGGCGATCGAACATTCAGGATATCCGTTTATGATTGGGGTGCAGTGGCATCCGGAATATCTCATCCAAATTTCCCGACAGCGAAATATTTTTAAGCAGTTGGTGAATGCGGCGCGGTAA
- a CDS encoding permease has product MESDKVKSTFKYAFGPGLILAAAAIGVSHLVQSTRAGADYGFTLVWAVLIASLMKYPFLEYGPRYATATGESLIAGYKKLGSWALWIYIIFTVGTMFAIQAAVTIVTASLAVELTGIELPLLVWSIIILVICIGVLFKGEYSALDSLIKVVMVVLTVSTIAALLAALFETSPSELPSAPSVWDVAGVTFLIALMGWMPIPIDAAAWHSLWSLERDKQTNHKSSLRESLLDFNIGYVGASILALIFLSLGALVMFGSGVSFSASGAGFAQQLIDLYTQTLGNWAHWIIIICAFTTMFSTTLTVTDSYPRVTREIIRVMKERESESRIFSYKRLLFIISAISMLVLWLAGSQFTYMIDLATSLSFLTAPALAFINYKLIFSSLTPKEHQPKTWLKVLSWLGMTFLTAFALLFFYWRFF; this is encoded by the coding sequence ATGGAGTCGGATAAAGTAAAATCTACTTTTAAATATGCCTTTGGGCCGGGGCTCATTTTGGCTGCCGCTGCTATCGGGGTTTCGCATTTGGTGCAATCCACCCGGGCGGGAGCTGACTATGGATTTACGCTGGTTTGGGCTGTGCTGATAGCCAGCTTGATGAAATATCCCTTTCTGGAATACGGTCCGCGCTACGCTACGGCAACGGGAGAAAGCCTCATCGCAGGGTACAAAAAACTGGGAAGCTGGGCGCTTTGGATCTATATCATTTTTACGGTGGGAACCATGTTTGCGATACAGGCGGCGGTAACTATCGTGACGGCAAGTTTGGCTGTTGAGTTAACGGGAATAGAGCTTCCTCTGCTTGTTTGGAGTATCATTATTTTGGTGATCTGTATCGGGGTGCTTTTTAAAGGAGAATACTCCGCTCTCGACTCCCTGATTAAAGTCGTAATGGTTGTGTTAACGGTTTCAACCATAGCGGCTTTGTTGGCGGCTCTCTTTGAAACGTCTCCATCCGAACTACCGTCTGCACCATCGGTTTGGGATGTAGCCGGGGTTACTTTTCTAATCGCATTAATGGGGTGGATGCCCATCCCGATTGACGCAGCGGCCTGGCATTCACTTTGGAGTTTGGAACGTGATAAACAGACCAATCATAAATCCAGCCTGCGCGAAAGCCTACTCGATTTTAACATTGGCTATGTGGGGGCTTCAATCTTAGCGCTCATTTTTCTCTCCCTCGGAGCCTTGGTTATGTTTGGTTCCGGCGTGAGCTTTTCGGCATCAGGTGCAGGTTTCGCTCAGCAGCTTATTGACCTCTACACTCAAACCCTGGGCAACTGGGCACACTGGATTATCATCATCTGCGCCTTCACAACGATGTTCAGCACTACACTTACCGTTACGGATTCTTACCCCAGAGTAACCCGCGAGATTATCCGTGTGATGAAAGAGCGGGAAAGTGAATCGCGGATTTTTTCCTACAAAAGACTGCTTTTTATCATTTCAGCAATCTCAATGTTGGTTCTGTGGCTGGCGGGAAGTCAGTTTACTTATATGATTGATCTGGCAACATCGCTTTCATTCCTGACTGCTCCGGCGCTGGCATTTATAAATTATAAGCTGATCTTTTCTTCATTAACTCCCAAAGAGCATCAGCCCAAAACCTGGCTAAAAGTATTGAGCTGGCTGGGGATGACCTTCCTGACTGCTTTCGCCCTGCTCTTTTTCTACTGGCGCTTCTTTTGA
- a CDS encoding ABC transporter has protein sequence MTYLSTENLSKHFGIKPLFEDLTFGISRGDKTALIAPNGTGKSTLLKILAGEMEPDSGKVMTRNGIQVGFLAQEPDMDESMTISEFIAHGNSEKIRVVQRYDKAVRDQAEDFNTQNQQAFEKASAAMDAAEAWDVEQQMEQILGVLNIHDLDQSIGSLSGGERKRVALAFVLLDEPDLLILDEPTNHLDVEMIEWLESYLAKSKMTLLMVTHDRYFLDRVCNHILELDYGKLYHHKGNYEYYLEKKAEREEVEATEIAKAGKLMKKELEWMRRGPKARTTKSKSRIKDFYKTKEKANAGREESELQLDVNMSRMGSKVLEVENLSKAFEDTVILDDFSYQFLQGERIGILGKNGVGKSTFLKILMGEEPADSGQVETGETIVFGHYQQQGIEIDESKRVIEVIKEVAEVIELANGDRITASQFLEHFMFPSKMQYTPVEKLSGGEKRRLGLMMVLIKNPNFLILDEPTNDLDLLTLNKLEDFLMNFGGCLIIVSHDRFFMDKLVDHYFVFEGQGAIQDFHGTYDEYREQVLAKVSNGSDSKKKKTPAQKPKQEKEKPKEEPKKLSYNERREFNKLEKEIAQMEKEKTELEKSMSAGNLDYEELSELSQKFEQLKEELEEKELVWLELAERA, from the coding sequence ATGACCTACCTTTCAACCGAAAACCTTTCCAAACATTTTGGAATTAAACCTCTGTTTGAGGACCTCACCTTTGGCATTTCACGAGGTGATAAAACCGCCCTTATTGCTCCCAACGGAACAGGAAAGTCCACCCTCCTGAAAATTTTAGCCGGTGAGATGGAACCCGATAGCGGGAAAGTCATGACCCGAAATGGAATTCAGGTTGGCTTTTTGGCACAGGAGCCGGATATGGATGAAAGCATGACCATCAGCGAATTCATTGCGCACGGAAACTCAGAAAAAATCCGGGTTGTCCAGCGATATGATAAAGCCGTTCGTGACCAAGCCGAAGACTTCAACACACAAAACCAGCAAGCGTTTGAGAAAGCTTCAGCTGCCATGGATGCCGCCGAGGCCTGGGATGTGGAACAGCAAATGGAACAGATTTTGGGCGTCCTCAACATCCACGATCTGGATCAATCTATCGGTTCTCTTTCTGGTGGGGAAAGAAAAAGAGTAGCACTCGCTTTTGTGCTTTTGGATGAACCTGATTTGCTGATTTTAGATGAGCCGACTAACCACCTGGATGTGGAAATGATTGAGTGGCTGGAATCCTATCTCGCCAAGAGCAAGATGACCCTCCTGATGGTTACTCACGATCGCTATTTTCTGGATCGGGTGTGTAATCATATTCTGGAGCTGGATTACGGGAAGCTCTATCATCACAAAGGGAATTACGAATACTATTTAGAGAAGAAAGCTGAGCGGGAAGAAGTGGAGGCGACCGAGATCGCCAAAGCCGGCAAGCTGATGAAAAAGGAGCTGGAGTGGATGCGCCGCGGACCTAAGGCCCGAACAACCAAGTCTAAATCCCGAATCAAAGATTTTTATAAGACTAAAGAAAAGGCCAATGCAGGGCGGGAAGAAAGTGAACTGCAGCTGGATGTGAACATGAGCCGCATGGGCAGTAAAGTGTTGGAAGTTGAAAACCTTTCCAAAGCATTTGAAGACACTGTTATCTTGGATGATTTCAGCTATCAGTTTTTGCAAGGTGAACGCATTGGAATTCTTGGTAAGAATGGAGTTGGTAAAAGCACCTTTTTGAAAATATTAATGGGAGAAGAACCTGCTGACTCGGGTCAGGTAGAAACCGGCGAGACCATCGTATTCGGTCATTATCAACAGCAGGGTATTGAAATTGATGAGTCGAAACGGGTAATCGAAGTTATTAAGGAAGTTGCTGAAGTGATTGAGCTCGCCAATGGAGATCGTATCACAGCTTCTCAGTTTCTCGAGCATTTTATGTTTCCTTCCAAAATGCAGTACACCCCGGTAGAAAAACTCAGTGGTGGCGAAAAGCGCAGGCTCGGACTGATGATGGTGCTTATTAAAAACCCGAATTTCTTAATTCTGGATGAGCCCACCAATGACCTTGATCTGCTCACCTTGAATAAACTCGAAGATTTTCTCATGAATTTTGGCGGCTGCCTGATCATCGTTTCTCACGATCGCTTTTTCATGGATAAACTTGTAGATCATTACTTTGTATTTGAAGGTCAGGGCGCCATTCAGGACTTTCACGGCACCTACGATGAATACCGGGAGCAAGTACTGGCTAAGGTCAGCAACGGCTCTGACAGCAAAAAGAAAAAGACGCCGGCTCAAAAACCAAAGCAGGAAAAAGAGAAGCCTAAAGAAGAACCCAAAAAGCTCAGTTATAATGAGCGCCGGGAGTTCAATAAGCTGGAGAAAGAGATTGCCCAGATGGAAAAGGAGAAAACCGAACTTGAAAAATCAATGAGTGCCGGAAATTTGGATTATGAGGAACTGAGCGAACTTTCTCAGAAATTTGAGCAGCTGAAAGAAGAGCTTGAAGAAAAAGAATTAGTTTGGCTGGAACTTGCCGAACGAGCTTAA
- a CDS encoding DUF4440 domain-containing protein, giving the protein MEPEEIPSLFVEAWMQRDADMLASLFAEDAEFVNVVGLWWHNRADIKQAHAYGFEKIFSESDLVLRKTTVKHLSNDVAVVHARMRLKNQTPKGKVKTPSLRQNIFSFVVQKREESWICVSAHNTDIIPGAETNIIDEEGRFKSVNYRK; this is encoded by the coding sequence ATGGAGCCGGAGGAAATCCCGTCTCTTTTTGTTGAAGCCTGGATGCAGCGGGACGCCGACATGCTGGCTTCTTTATTTGCGGAAGATGCTGAGTTTGTGAATGTGGTTGGCTTATGGTGGCACAACCGCGCAGATATCAAACAGGCTCACGCGTATGGCTTTGAGAAGATATTCAGTGAATCAGACTTAGTGCTTCGCAAAACTACGGTAAAACATTTGTCGAATGATGTTGCTGTTGTACATGCCCGAATGCGACTCAAAAATCAAACCCCAAAAGGGAAAGTGAAAACGCCTTCACTGCGACAAAACATCTTCAGTTTTGTAGTACAAAAAAGGGAAGAAAGCTGGATTTGTGTATCCGCACATAACACAGACATTATTCCGGGTGCCGAAACTAATATTATCGATGAAGAAGGGAGATTTAAATCCGTTAATTACCGGAAGTAG
- a CDS encoding amidohydrolase — MKPIQSLLLALVCTLLFVGNGFSQSTPQAFTGAQIIPISGEPINNGVLVVEDGKITAVGGPNTRIPRGADVHDMSGKIIMPGLVDTHSHIGEGDGGDRSSALHPDVRIMDAIDPRSDTFRKALAGGITSVNIMPGSGHLMSGQTVYLKLRKANTIEDMLIYLDDEKTIYGGLKMANGTNPIGGSGFPGTRARSAAMVRALYVKAQEYQAKIEAADGDESKMPARDIGMETLVEVLEGKRTVHNHTHRHDDILTAIRLSHEFGYKLVLQHVSEAWKVADEIAEAGVPASIITLDSFGGKLEAAEIKNANGKYLEDAGVLVGLHTDDGITDSRLFLRSAALAVREGMSRKAALESVTIANAIMMDIEDRAGTLEKGKDADFIILSGDPFSVYTHVEETWIEGSKVWDRANDEDRKYATGGYEIFRGEIHTHHDMGDSQ; from the coding sequence ATGAAGCCTATCCAAAGCCTATTGCTCGCTTTGGTTTGTACTCTTTTGTTTGTGGGGAATGGATTTTCACAATCCACGCCGCAAGCATTTACGGGAGCACAAATCATTCCAATCTCCGGCGAGCCTATAAATAACGGAGTTCTTGTTGTTGAAGATGGAAAGATCACTGCAGTCGGTGGTCCAAATACCCGTATCCCTCGTGGAGCCGATGTTCACGATATGTCCGGAAAAATAATTATGCCCGGTCTGGTAGATACGCACTCTCATATTGGGGAAGGAGATGGCGGTGATCGTTCATCTGCGCTGCATCCCGATGTACGAATTATGGATGCTATTGACCCAAGAAGCGATACGTTTAGAAAAGCTTTGGCAGGTGGAATCACTTCTGTTAATATCATGCCGGGATCCGGACACCTGATGAGTGGGCAAACGGTTTACCTGAAGCTCCGTAAAGCCAACACTATTGAGGATATGTTGATCTATCTGGATGATGAGAAAACCATTTATGGTGGACTGAAAATGGCAAACGGAACGAACCCAATTGGCGGAAGTGGTTTCCCGGGAACACGAGCTAGGTCGGCTGCTATGGTACGGGCTTTATATGTTAAAGCGCAGGAATATCAGGCCAAGATTGAAGCGGCTGATGGTGACGAAAGTAAAATGCCTGCCCGTGATATTGGGATGGAAACCTTAGTTGAAGTGCTTGAAGGAAAACGAACCGTTCACAATCACACGCACCGTCACGACGATATCCTCACTGCAATCAGGCTGTCTCATGAATTTGGATACAAACTGGTGCTTCAGCATGTAAGTGAAGCCTGGAAAGTAGCCGATGAAATTGCCGAGGCGGGAGTTCCAGCTTCAATCATTACGCTGGACTCTTTTGGTGGAAAGCTGGAAGCGGCTGAAATCAAGAATGCGAATGGGAAATATCTGGAAGATGCGGGTGTATTAGTTGGACTTCACACCGATGATGGCATCACTGATTCACGCCTGTTTCTGCGATCAGCTGCACTGGCTGTTCGGGAAGGAATGAGCCGTAAAGCAGCGCTCGAATCTGTCACCATCGCAAATGCTATTATGATGGATATCGAAGATCGTGCAGGAACCCTTGAAAAAGGAAAAGATGCGGACTTCATTATCCTTTCCGGTGACCCATTTAGCGTGTACACACATGTTGAAGAGACATGGATTGAAGGTTCTAAAGTTTGGGATCGGGCTAATGATGAAGATCGAAAATATGCGACCGGCGGATATGAAATTTTCCGGGGCGAAATTCACACGCACCATGATATGGGGGATTCACAATGA
- a CDS encoding amidohydrolase: MRLFKKILLIPALLLIFSFNQAEAQIAVKGETVYTMAGDPITNGVVLIKDGKIERVGSASSVNIPSNYEVYEAKVVTPGLIDAHSVVGLAGHLNQEHDQDQLETSSAIQPELRAIDAFNAREALVKHLRDLGITTVHTGHGPGALISGQTMIVKTAGETVEESTVVPAKMLAFTLGNNMSRAITKPGTRSKGVAMLRQELIKAQDYLEKRNGDEEYSMDLGMEALADLLEGKLTALVTVHKANDIMTAVRLQEEFGFPMVLDGAAEAYLIMDELKEAGHPIIVHPTMIRTGGDARNATFETAGMLYDAGIPIAFQSGYEGYVPKTRVILFEAGVAAANGLGMENALRVLTIDAAEILGIQDHVGSLEAGKDADVAMFNGDPLEYTSNVTGVIIDGVKVK; this comes from the coding sequence ATGAGATTATTCAAAAAAATATTACTGATACCGGCACTGCTGCTAATATTTAGCTTTAATCAGGCAGAAGCACAGATTGCTGTAAAAGGTGAAACGGTTTATACGATGGCCGGCGATCCAATCACGAATGGTGTAGTATTGATTAAAGATGGAAAAATTGAGCGGGTGGGTTCTGCATCCAGCGTAAATATTCCTTCTAATTATGAAGTTTATGAAGCTAAGGTGGTTACACCCGGCTTGATAGACGCACACTCCGTAGTAGGTCTTGCGGGCCACCTGAATCAGGAACATGATCAGGATCAACTGGAAACATCCAGTGCTATTCAGCCCGAGCTCAGAGCTATCGACGCATTTAATGCTCGAGAAGCTTTGGTTAAGCATTTGAGAGACCTCGGAATCACGACGGTACATACAGGGCATGGTCCCGGCGCTTTAATAAGTGGTCAAACGATGATCGTGAAAACGGCAGGCGAGACTGTAGAGGAGTCAACGGTAGTCCCGGCAAAAATGCTGGCCTTCACACTTGGCAATAACATGAGTCGTGCCATCACCAAGCCCGGAACACGATCCAAGGGCGTGGCTATGCTTCGTCAGGAGCTCATTAAAGCTCAGGATTATCTTGAGAAGCGAAATGGCGATGAAGAGTATTCCATGGATTTAGGAATGGAAGCTCTTGCTGATTTGCTGGAAGGAAAGCTCACAGCCTTAGTAACAGTCCATAAAGCAAATGACATCATGACGGCCGTTCGTCTTCAGGAAGAATTCGGATTTCCGATGGTTTTAGATGGCGCTGCGGAAGCATATCTGATTATGGATGAGCTCAAAGAAGCGGGTCATCCAATAATCGTCCACCCAACAATGATCAGAACCGGTGGCGATGCTAGAAACGCAACTTTCGAAACAGCAGGAATGCTTTATGATGCAGGTATTCCCATTGCATTCCAAAGTGGTTATGAAGGCTACGTTCCTAAAACCCGCGTGATTTTATTCGAAGCCGGTGTAGCTGCGGCAAATGGACTTGGCATGGAAAATGCCCTCAGAGTCCTTACGATTGATGCGGCTGAAATCTTAGGCATTCAAGACCATGTAGGCTCTCTGGAAGCCGGCAAGGACGCTGATGTGGCAATGTTCAATGGTGATCCACTGGAATACACCAGCAACGTCACCGGTGTTATCATTGATGGCGTGAAGGTGAAGTAA
- a CDS encoding zinc carboxypeptidase gives MKALFTALISLLFGMMTHAQVLNPEPVGLDYFLPDGVTYNSEIPTPKDVLGAELGEWHVRHDQLVNYMYAVAEASDRVTISEYARSYENRPLLMLTITSPQNQRNINAIKEEHLKLTDASQSESLNLAEMPIVVTMSYSVHGNEPSGSNASLAVVYHLAAAQGAEINEMLNNTVVLIDPSINPDGLSRFAHWANIHKSKNVLVSDPQSREFDENWPGGRTNHYWFDLNRDWLLMQHPESKGRVAKFHEWVPQILTDHHEMGTNATFFFQPGIPSRTHPITPQRNQDLTGAIAEYHADALDEIQSLYYSKESFDDFYYGKGSTYPDVNGSIGILFEQASSRGHAQESIHGILEFPFTIRNQFTTSLSTLEAAQSLKEELLANTREFYQEAAEEAGDASIKAYVFGEEADQARTKHLAEMLKRNQVDVYELARDYEDFTAGKAYVVPTNQTQYKLITALFERRTEFTDSLFYDVSSWTMPYAFNLPFAELNRGYNSNMLGDEFTLEDLNLTGELNGGQADYAYAFEWDEYYAPRAVYRLLSHGVRAKVASRTFKSVTSNGAKDFDYGTIVVPMGVQDDPEMVHELIQTITEEDGITVYNLSTGLTPSGIDLGSNNFENLRDPKVAIIGGSGTSSYEVGEAWHLFDQRYHMPATILEYGELGGADLDRYNVIISSGYGMSDRAAENLKNWVRSGGTLVVYRNALRWAASQGFANIDFVEDAEEDEDAEVQVRPYVKQGPDSGSEYIGGSIFNAKLDLTHPLGYGYNNDDLTVFRSTTTFMEKGENPYSTPLYYTDTPLASGYSNDENLEKAKGTAAIVVSRLGGGKVIAMADNPNFRAFWYGTNKLFANAVFFGHTISGSTAN, from the coding sequence ATGAAAGCTCTCTTTACTGCTCTTATTTCTCTTTTATTTGGGATGATGACTCACGCTCAGGTTCTCAATCCTGAGCCCGTAGGTCTTGACTATTTTCTCCCAGATGGAGTTACCTATAATTCTGAAATTCCAACCCCGAAAGATGTTCTCGGTGCTGAGTTGGGTGAATGGCATGTTCGCCACGATCAACTGGTGAATTATATGTATGCCGTTGCTGAGGCTTCAGACAGAGTAACTATCAGCGAATATGCACGGTCCTATGAAAACCGGCCGCTTTTGATGCTGACCATCACTTCTCCTCAAAACCAGCGCAACATTAATGCGATCAAAGAAGAGCATTTAAAACTGACGGATGCGTCTCAATCTGAAAGTTTGAATCTTGCTGAAATGCCGATTGTGGTAACCATGAGCTACAGTGTTCACGGAAATGAGCCGAGTGGTTCTAATGCATCACTGGCTGTTGTGTATCACCTTGCCGCTGCTCAGGGAGCTGAAATTAATGAGATGCTGAACAATACTGTTGTTCTGATTGACCCAAGTATTAATCCTGATGGATTGAGCCGTTTTGCACACTGGGCAAACATTCACAAAAGTAAAAATGTCCTCGTTTCTGATCCGCAAAGCCGTGAGTTTGATGAAAACTGGCCGGGCGGAAGAACCAATCACTATTGGTTTGACCTGAACCGTGACTGGTTGTTGATGCAGCATCCTGAAAGTAAGGGACGCGTTGCTAAATTTCACGAATGGGTTCCTCAGATTTTGACCGATCACCACGAAATGGGAACTAACGCAACCTTCTTCTTTCAGCCTGGAATCCCTTCGCGTACACACCCTATCACCCCACAAAGAAACCAGGATTTAACAGGGGCTATTGCTGAATATCACGCGGATGCTCTGGATGAAATTCAATCACTTTACTACTCCAAAGAAAGTTTTGATGATTTCTATTACGGAAAAGGCTCTACCTATCCGGATGTAAATGGCTCCATCGGAATCCTGTTTGAGCAAGCGAGTTCACGCGGACATGCACAGGAAAGTATTCATGGAATCCTTGAGTTTCCATTCACCATCCGAAACCAGTTTACGACTTCGCTCTCGACCTTAGAAGCTGCTCAAAGCCTCAAGGAAGAGTTGCTCGCTAACACCCGTGAGTTTTATCAGGAAGCAGCTGAAGAAGCCGGTGACGCCTCTATCAAAGCATATGTATTTGGAGAAGAAGCGGATCAGGCCCGAACCAAGCACTTGGCCGAAATGCTGAAGCGCAATCAGGTAGATGTTTATGAACTTGCTCGTGATTACGAAGACTTCACAGCTGGAAAAGCATACGTAGTTCCTACCAACCAGACTCAGTACAAATTGATTACTGCTTTATTCGAGCGCAGAACAGAGTTTACCGACAGTCTTTTTTATGATGTGTCTTCATGGACTATGCCTTATGCCTTCAACCTGCCTTTCGCGGAATTGAACAGAGGCTACAACAGCAACATGCTGGGCGATGAGTTTACTTTGGAAGACCTGAATCTTACCGGCGAACTTAATGGTGGACAAGCCGACTACGCCTACGCTTTTGAGTGGGATGAGTATTACGCTCCCCGAGCTGTTTATAGATTATTATCCCACGGAGTGAGAGCAAAAGTAGCTTCCCGAACTTTTAAATCTGTTACTTCTAACGGAGCTAAAGATTTTGATTACGGAACTATCGTTGTGCCAATGGGCGTGCAGGATGATCCTGAAATGGTTCACGAGCTAATTCAAACCATCACAGAAGAAGATGGAATCACCGTTTATAACCTTTCAACTGGTTTAACACCTTCCGGCATTGACTTAGGAAGTAATAACTTTGAAAATCTACGAGACCCTAAAGTCGCAATTATTGGCGGATCCGGAACCAGCTCATATGAAGTAGGCGAAGCGTGGCACCTGTTTGACCAGCGCTATCATATGCCGGCAACCATTCTTGAATATGGTGAGTTGGGCGGAGCAGATCTTGATCGTTACAACGTGATTATTTCCAGTGGATATGGCATGTCAGATCGTGCTGCTGAAAATCTTAAAAACTGGGTTCGCTCAGGCGGGACACTGGTTGTTTATCGAAACGCTCTCCGTTGGGCTGCTTCACAAGGTTTTGCGAACATCGATTTTGTTGAAGACGCAGAAGAAGACGAAGATGCTGAAGTTCAGGTTCGCCCTTACGTGAAACAAGGTCCTGATTCCGGATCTGAATATATCGGTGGCTCCATTTTCAATGCCAAGCTTGATCTCACTCATCCCCTAGGCTATGGGTATAATAATGATGACCTGACTGTTTTCCGAAGCACAACTACCTTCATGGAAAAAGGAGAGAATCCATATTCAACTCCACTCTACTACACAGATACTCCATTAGCTAGTGGTTATAGCAATGACGAAAACCTGGAGAAAGCCAAAGGTACTGCGGCCATCGTGGTAAGCCGTCTTGGCGGAGGAAAAGTAATTGCCATGGCCGACAACCCTAACTTCCGTGCATTCTGGTATGGAACCAATAAGTTGTTTGCCAACGCTGTTTTCTTCGGCCACACCATTAGCGGAAGTACTGCTAACTAA
- a CDS encoding transcriptional regulator, with the protein MSKDDLEIFIDQKKAESPEFAENFEEGYLNFKIGVILRQARENMGVTQADVAEKLNTTKSVISRMENHAEDIKLSTLTKYAKALGKKVKLEIQ; encoded by the coding sequence ATGAGTAAAGATGATTTAGAAATTTTTATCGATCAAAAGAAAGCCGAAAGCCCAGAGTTTGCCGAAAATTTTGAGGAAGGATACCTCAATTTCAAGATCGGAGTAATACTTCGTCAGGCTCGTGAAAATATGGGAGTAACTCAGGCTGATGTTGCCGAGAAGCTGAACACCACGAAATCAGTGATTTCCAGAATGGAAAATCATGCCGAGGATATTAAACTTTCTACGCTTACTAAATATGCGAAGGCATTAGGTAAAAAAGTAAAGCTCGAAATCCAATAA